The sequence CCGCCAGGACGCTGAGGATCTGGGACATTTCGCCGCCGCTCGACGAGCGCTCCGAGGTGTTTCCCGGCGACACCGCCTATTCGCAGGAGCTGCATTTTTCACTCTCGCCCGGCTGCCCGGTCAACGTCAACCGCATCACGCTGTCGCCGCACACCGGCGCGCATGCCGATGCGCCGCTGCACTACGCCAGCGGCGAAGCAGCGATTGGCGCAGTCGATTTGCAGCCTTACCTCGGGCCGTGCCGCGTCATCCATTGCCTGGACTGCGGCCCGCTGGTGGAGCCCGCGCACATTGCGCACGCGCTGGAAAACCTGCCGCCCCGCGTGCTGCTGCGCACGTCCCGCACCGCCAGCCAGTCATGGGCATCATTTACCGCTATTGCGCCCGCCACGCTTGCCTTGTTAGCTACTAAAAACATAGTGCTGATCGGGATCGACACGCCCAGCGTGGACCCGGCCGCCAGCCAGAACCTGCCGAGCCACCAGCAGCTACTCAGGCACGGCCTGCGGGTGCTGGAAAACCTGGTACTCGACGACGTGCCGGAAGGCGACTACGAACTGATCGCCCTGCCGCTCAAGCTGATGCGGGCCGACGCCTCGCCGGTTCGCGCTATCCTGCGCGAGCTTTCCTGAACCATAAGAGACTTCACGCCATGACCACTACTTTGCAGGATTGCCGCGCGCTCGACGCGCAAGACCCGCTGCGCGCCCTGCGCGACCAGTTCACGCTGCCCGAAGGCGTGATATACCTCGACGGCAACTCGCTCGGCGTGCTGCCCAACACCGCCG comes from Polaromonas naphthalenivorans CJ2 and encodes:
- the kynB gene encoding arylformamidase — protein: MTEPAAHFASHAAAARTLRIWDISPPLDERSEVFPGDTAYSQELHFSLSPGCPVNVNRITLSPHTGAHADAPLHYASGEAAIGAVDLQPYLGPCRVIHCLDCGPLVEPAHIAHALENLPPRVLLRTSRTASQSWASFTAIAPATLALLATKNIVLIGIDTPSVDPAASQNLPSHQQLLRHGLRVLENLVLDDVPEGDYELIALPLKLMRADASPVRAILRELS